In Cryptomeria japonica chromosome 10, Sugi_1.0, whole genome shotgun sequence, a genomic segment contains:
- the LOC131043341 gene encoding probable calcium-binding protein CML45, with the protein MLMMKRGVYLCTVNTKHSWYRKHGDDDDDDDDDDDDDYAPAASDSALQVLPHMALLFSSLQSQKEYSETAALEKSFLKMSSF; encoded by the exons ATGCTGATGATGAAGAGAGGAGTGTATTTGTGCACTGTGAACACAAAGCACAGTTGGTATAGGAAACAtggtgacgatgatgatgacgacgatgatgacgatgatgacgattaTGCTCCAGCTGCTTCAGATTCTGCGCTGCAGGTGCTTCCTCACATGGCCTTACTATTTTCATCACTACAG AGCCAGAAAGAATACAGTGAGACTGCGGCGCTGGAGAAGAGTTTTTTAAAAATGTCCTCATTTTAG